Within Wyeomyia smithii strain HCP4-BCI-WySm-NY-G18 chromosome 2, ASM2978416v1, whole genome shotgun sequence, the genomic segment ctaacctctttcgatgtattagtcatcgaaagatacgatagctgaaatgaggggccaagttgctgtgagttgcttcaaaaaggttttcactgtagggagaagggcaagaagaatgttttgaaggggatctggcatGTTGatagttttaaatatccagtccacaatatcagagaattttatgaaccctgtttcttttatgtcttctgatcgagaaatgggtgcacgaggggtttttggtgccccaggaagcggtgggtactcctggtttgatttgaaattcaaaccgggtggtacttgcttcggtttttcttcaccgcttcctttttgtgttgtcttattggtcattccgctaggggctatcttacgacctttgcgagaaagattaggagagttgagcattctcctcttcctagatccctctggcaaggcataagaacacccttcgacgtgatcgtcagatgtaccctcatcggttggcaaaaaggaaaagatgtttcctgtcgaggatggctcagccctcttaagcatttctgccaaagagcgctttgatcgttccttaagggaacgcttaattttttcctcgcgctgtttgtacgcgggacacgccgaaaggtcatgccgagttccctcgcagtaaagacacttttcagtatcctcactgcaagcggtctcagcatgattgcctccgcacttgctgcagcgtgccttgttgcagcagtaggtggctgtatgacctaactgcttgcagttttggcaatgcatgacccgcggtacgaacaggcgtacaggcagacgaaccctgtccaaagagatgtagttcggcagtgcggatccggcgaatgttacacggaaggagtccgaagggaggaatttcttcttcccttcttcgatggatactgaatgcaattgcttgacatccagtatctttacatcttgaatcagggggttcttgaagcagccaaccccgtggcgcaaaatgtcatcgaccgtgaggcttccttcggtaaccacaccgtcgatctccacgtccttggcagggatgtacacgcggtactcccttgtaaagagctcgtagctagcaatttcgtttgcttgcttcaagctactcacgacaactcgcagtttgttcggcctcaccttcgtaatctcggatacggccgaaaactgttttgccaggtctttgcctatttgaattatattcaaaggtttttttatgggccggaagtaaacaacgtagggaccgctagcggcatctgggtaagcttttacccgtatttccggtagccttggtacggggctaggtagcgggggtggtacaggggaaggtaagggagaactgctgggggaaatttcaatttcttccccatttgtttccacatccaggaaaagttgcacctgcatgtcttccattttgcgggagcgttacgctctaccgcacacaaacgaaaaatattcgcatgtggggggggggggtgaactagtagttgatattaaaattttaaaaaaaatttttcaaactacaatgaatcaaaataaaaaaaagacagtaatactagtactaataacaatagtaataatattaataataataataataattataataataataacaataataataatattaataataataataacaataataataatattaataataataatattgatagtaatatattaataataatgatgaaaaatctaaagtgaatacttcaccgaacgtctaagtcacgacctcacggctgatagtaggatcaatcgagtgtctccgcagaacaaacaattcgggttattcgcgttgaaagagatttcgaaggctgttcgcacctacgtgaactctcatatgcaattgtcaaaatgtgcgtgatgacaaaagcaaaaatatttccttccttctttttcgcatgcaaaaaccaaacaaatatcagcaacaccgtcaacgcgaatgacgatccagcttcgtgttgtgacacagtggccgtgtcttacacgcgaccttgtagatgccacttgtagttgacttccactcgctcgatcgtatggtggtccgtgctgctagcggggtaacagcggtgcgggagaattgttcttgctgatatatcagctgcgtatcagatcactggcggggtagcctgcccctaccagtgtgcagaagatgtttctgccgatatattgcagactattgttatcgcacagcacaagaaataatcgaaaaaaaaaacacccgtacgataactcgtgtattgttattttgcgaatcacacggagataaacaatttgcgtctaatcgagacgaaagcaaaacaacgaatctgccgattcagaacttgaccttctatttttttatacacaaacttcgcagtcGACTGTTCAgtttacaggacaattgcggggctagcgcttcgatcctactgatactaacagtctctcccgagcctagACACGACAGAcacgtacctcgagaccatcagTTATATGCTGTTTCTAGCATGAAACGAAGGCCGTGTTTTAAAATGTTATTGAGCTGTAATCTGAGCATATCTTTTCTTTCAGAACCATTATATTGAAAAAGTTCTGCCACTATATCGTGCGGCAACCGAACAAGAGCTGACGCTTTGTCCAGGTGATTGGAAATACGGATCATTTTTTACAACAGTTCTTACCGAGTGCAGGTTGTTCCAACCATGGGCAACTAAGAGGTATTTATAAGATGAAAGATATTGAATGATTTCTTTACAGCGCTTTACTAATTATTTTCCAGATTTCTTCGCCGAGGTGGTCGAATCGTTACCGAATGCTTGGAAAGTTTCCAGAGATTGTACGGAAAATTTGACGCAGTTGTTAATTGTTCTGGCTTGGGAGCTAAGAAGTTGTGTAACGACTATAAGCTCGTTCCGATTCGAGGTCAGGTGATCAAAGTTAAAGCTCCCTGGGTTAAGacggctttttacgcggattacgACACCTACATCATTCCCGGATTTCAAGGTGTAACTTTAGGTGGATGTCGAAATTTTGACAGCTATAACACGAACTTATGCCGGCACGATACGGCTGCTATCCGGGAAAGATGTGAGGCATTGCTGCCTAGTTTGAAGGGGGCACCTGTTATCAGGGAGGCCGTTGGGTTGAGACCTCATCGGGACCCGGTTCGAGTGGAGCCTGAGTGGATGGAATTTGCAGGTGGCAAATTAAAGGTGGTGCACAATTACGGACATGGGGGCTATGGAGTAACTACAGCACCCGGGACAGCGATTTATGCTACGCGATTGGTAACAGAAGTACTAAAAAGTAACAGTAAACTGTGAACTTTTTTTagttaaataaattttattttggaacTGAACAATATAACTAATTTTTAAAAGCAACAAGACTTTTAAACCTAACTGttagaaacaaataaaatttcagGTTTTTTTAGATATATTGAATTGGTTGTTGAATGATCTCACTCTTTGCGTGTTATCAATGTAACCTTTAAAAATGGTGGAATACATTGGTACAAGCTCACGTTCAGATTGAAAACCGAATGTTTCGTATGTACCAATGTTTCGTATTGGAGAATTATTCAATCAAAGATTTAATTTCATaattcggtttattcgcgttgaaaaagattttgaaggctgttcgcacttatgtgaactctcatatgtaattgtcaaaatgtgc encodes:
- the LOC129723237 gene encoding D-aspartate oxidase; protein product: MQLCVIGAGVIGLTTALELQQEYGNATVTIVADRFEQDTCSDVAAGLFRPGTSFCGPSEDITRKWISDAYRYWDDIRKTEDASNAGVTQLSGYIFSSTDPAIVRNHYIEKVLPLYRAATEQELTLCPGDWKYGSFFTTVLTECRLFQPWATKRFLRRGGRIVTECLESFQRLYGKFDAVVNCSGLGAKKLCNDYKLVPIRGQVIKVKAPWVKTAFYADYDTYIIPGFQGVTLGGCRNFDSYNTNLCRHDTAAIRERCEALLPSLKGAPVIREAVGLRPHRDPVRVEPEWMEFAGGKLKVVHNYGHGGYGVTTAPGTAIYATRLVTEVLKSNSKL